The DNA sequence GATCATGAGCAGCGTGAACGGCACCACGCTCTCGAGGAAAAGGTCCAAGCGAAGCGAGGCGATGGCGGCGACCACCAGTAGATCCAAGGCCAAGCCGGTGATGCGTTGGAACGTGCCACGATCGAACGTACCCGCCACCCCGGTGCGATCGGCGAGGAACTGCAGGAGCATGCCGCCCAACATGGCCAGGGGGAACAACGGGAACCCCGAGAGGCTGGGGTGCAGCGCCCGAACACCCTGCAATGCCACCCATCCGAGCAGGATGCCCAGGGCCACCACGGCCAGGTGGTAGGTGAGCGGGTCCAGGATGCTCGCGCGCACGGTGGCGCGGCCGATGGGCGCACGGCGATCCGCGGGGATGACGCTGGCGAGCTGCTCGGAGAGCGCGGCGCCCTCCAGCGCCTCCGCCCCGATCTGCGTGGTGAAGCCGCGCCGCACCCCCCACTGGATCAACGCCATTCCGGTGACCACGCCCACCACGATGCCCACCGTGGCCGACATCTGACCCAAGGCCCCGCCCGCCTCGAAACCGAGGTCGGAGAACACACCAGCCATCGCCGCCGCGGTGCCGTGTCCGCCCGCGAATCCGACCTCCAACACGCAAGCGAACAGGTCCGGCACCCCGAATACGGGCGTGAGGACCACCATCGCCAAGACGAAGGCGACGACGTACTGACCGAGGGAGGTGACGGCTCCGAAGCGAAAGAGCGGCCCACCCAAGCGCACCAGCACACTCACGTTGGGAACCCGCACGCCCAGGAAGAGACCGGCGAACACGAAGTTGATGAGCACGCCGGGCAAGCCGCTCCACAGGCTCACCACATCGGTAGGGACCACGTTGAACACATACGGTCCGCCCAGCAGGCCGATGAACCCACCGATGACCGACGCAGGCAGGAGCAGCCGACCCAGGACGCGAATGCGCGCCTGGAGCGCGAATCCCGCGAGCAGCAGCACGGCGAGCCCACCGAGCGCTACCATGAAGCTCACCGGCCTGCCTCCCTGGAGGGCCGTGGCACCGGGTCCGGGCGCCGCGGAGGACCGCCTCCTTGGGCGGCCGGGAAGGACAGTGCTGCGCCGCTACTCCTGCCGCAACACGGTCGCCGGATCTGCTCTCGTGGCCCGGCGCGCCGGCACCCAGGTGGCCAGCGCGCTCACCACCAGCAGCGTGAGCGACACGACCGCGAAGGTCCGAACGTCCAGCGGGTCGACCTCGAACAACAGGCCTGCCATGACCCGGGTGAGCGCCAGCGCGCTGACCAGTCCCAGCAACACACCCGTGCCGGCGAGGCGCAGCCCGTGACCGGACACGCTGGCCACCACGTCGCGGGCGCTGGCCCCCAGGGCCATCCGGATCCCGAACTCGCGGTAGCGCTGCGTGACCGAATAGGCCATCAGGCCGAACAGACCGATGGCCGAGAGCACCAACGCCACCAATGCGAACACCGAGAGCAGCGCGCCCAGGGCGCGCGGCCCCGACATGGCCTCGTCCACCACCGCCGACATGGTCTGGACTTCGTCGAGGGGGACCTCCGGATCCAGCTGGGCCAGCTCGGCGCGCACGGCCTCGGTGAGCAGCTCCGGTGCCCCGGCCGTCTTCGCCACGATCTTGAGGGATGTGGTCCAGTTTCCTTCCGTCTGCTCGAACGGCACGTACACGGTGATGCGGGACGCGTTCTCCAGTTCATAGTGCCGCACGTTCTTCACGACACCCACCACGGTCCGCCAGATCCGCTCCGACTCGTCACCTTCATGGCTTCGACTCTCGAAGGTCACTCGCTTTCCCAGCGCGCTCTCACCGGGCCAGAAGCGCTCCGCCATGGTCTCGTCGATCACGGCGACGGGTACGGAGCCGTCGCGGTCCTGCGGCTCGAAGCCCCGACCGGCCAGACGCGGGATCCCGAACACCTCGAAGTGCTCGGGCGTGACCATGTAGAAAAGCACAGACTGGACGTTTTCCTGCGTCAGCTCCACGCCCTC is a window from the Gemmatimonadota bacterium genome containing:
- a CDS encoding sodium:glutamate symporter, which codes for MSFMVALGGLAVLLLAGFALQARIRVLGRLLLPASVIGGFIGLLGGPYVFNVVPTDVVSLWSGLPGVLINFVFAGLFLGVRVPNVSVLVRLGGPLFRFGAVTSLGQYVVAFVLAMVVLTPVFGVPDLFACVLEVGFAGGHGTAAAMAGVFSDLGFEAGGALGQMSATVGIVVGVVTGMALIQWGVRRGFTTQIGAEALEGAALSEQLASVIPADRRAPIGRATVRASILDPLTYHLAVVALGILLGWVALQGVRALHPSLSGFPLFPLAMLGGMLLQFLADRTGVAGTFDRGTFQRITGLALDLLVVAAIASLRLDLFLESVVPFTLLMIAGIAWTLFTFVWLAPRMLETHWFEQGIVMYGTQTGVTAVGLMLLHIVDPDNETPAAQAFAARAIVGSPLFGGGLVTATIPLLVQANGVLPVLGGSTALALLMVFWPRRRVRT